From a single Pseudorasbora parva isolate DD20220531a chromosome 17, ASM2467924v1, whole genome shotgun sequence genomic region:
- the LOC137045026 gene encoding uncharacterized protein isoform X1 → MFNSGDSPFHLKPLSVYSHIVCTNQQSNGSSPVYNIQVHISNNEARGQKRRLTDPCLDEICETPLKRPCFARTCSQDLGYCSSDFLSGVQGSTPLQPLIITKDVTPPRSKVNQPVTPVMSTPLSICKHNHIDRDRESLPSPIPVLKWDREVSSAEIKLCAFLNFNARSSVGFKGTGNGEVSQHDFLSFHESKSQSAPPESAVPLKEEEVVSVSQQAEPEEADGGRNEASASESFESTLPLQVQVKSKVVVPDNTKPICQLVVLCSAEEWERNKRTYVDSVKRHMKEQKGAENGISASHVSKVHQSPLMSGRKETFLPIDALLMCRTFSTEAQYSDLFILFVCFYCYIYLLSFHIFALCQCCKGEDHWFMLLVSCSLRSRICFCVFICDFTVCGVRLYCTFHLGLG, encoded by the exons ATGTTTAATAGTGGAGATTCCCCTTTTCACTTAAAGCCATTATCAGTTTACTCCCATATAGTGTGCACTAATCAGCAGTCAAATGGCAGCAGCCCTGTGTATAACATACAAGTGCACATCTCCAATAATGAAGCCAGAGGACAGAAGAGACGACTTACTGATCCATGTCTTGATGAGATCTGTGAGACCCCCCTGAAAAGGCCGTGCTTCGCTAGAACATGCTCCCAAGATCTTGGGTATTGTTCCTCAGACTTCTTGTCTGGAGTGCAGGGATCCACACCTCTACAGCCACTGATCATTACAAAGGACGTCACACCACCTCGGTCGAAGGTCAACCAACCTGTGACCCCTGTAATGTCCACCCCTCTGTCCATATGCAAACATAACCATATAGATCGAGACCGGGAGAGTCTTCCCTCCCCGATACCGGTTCTGAAATGGGACAGAGAGGTTTCGTCTGCTGAGATAAAACTCTGTGCGTTTCTGAACTTCAATGCTCGCAGTTCTGTTGGCtttaagggaactgggaacgGGGAGGTCTCGCAACACGATTTTCTCTCATTTCATGAATCAAAGTCTCAAAGTGCGCCCCCAGAATCAGCTGTTCCATTGAAAGAGGAAGAGGTGGTGTCGGTTAGCCAACAGGCAGAGCCTGAGGAGGCAGATGGAGGCAGGAATGAAGCAAGCGCCTCCGAGAGCTTCGAGAGTACGCTGCCCCTTCAGGTCCAG GTGAAATCTAAAGTGGTGGTTCCGGACAACACGAAGCCCATTTGCCAGCTAGTGGTGCTGTGTAGTGCAGAGGAGTGGGAGAGAAACAAGAGGACATATGTGGACTCTGTGAAGAGACACATGAAAGAGCAGAAAGGAGCAGAAAACG GAATTTCCGCAAGTCACGTATCAAAGGTCCATCAGTCTCCCTTGATGAGTGGCAGAAAAGAAACCTTCTTGCCTATCGACGCTTTGTTAATGTGCCGGACATTTTCCACAGAAGCCCAGTactctgatttatttattttatttgtttgtttttattgttatatatatttgttgTCATTTCATATCTTTGCTCTTTGTCAGTGTTGTAAAGGTGAGGATCATTGGTTCATGCTGCTGGTTAGTTGCTCACTGAGAAGTCGGATCTgcttttgtgtgtttatttgtgatTTCACAGTGTGTGGTGTGCGTTTGTACTGCACGTTTCATCTGGGGTTGGGCTAA
- the LOC137045026 gene encoding S100P-binding protein-like isoform X2, with translation MFNSGDSPFHLKPLSVYSHIVCTNQQSNGSSPVYNIQVHISNNEARGQKRRLTDPCLDEICETPLKRPCFARTCSQDLGYCSSDFLSGVQGSTPLQPLIITKDVTPPRSKVNQPVTPVMSTPLSICKHNHIDRDRESLPSPIPVLKWDREVSSAEIKLCAFLNFNARSSVGFKGTGNGEVSQHDFLSFHESKSQSAPPESAVPLKEEEVVSVSQQAEPEEADGGRNEASASESFESTLPLQVQVKSKVVVPDNTKPICQLVVLCSAEEWERNKRTYVDSVKRHMKEQKGAENGAITELHSLMNSIANQKTRRNDPHWQHPSDLTRKNFRKSRIKGPSVSLDEWQKRNLLAYRRFVNVPDIFHRSPVL, from the exons ATGTTTAATAGTGGAGATTCCCCTTTTCACTTAAAGCCATTATCAGTTTACTCCCATATAGTGTGCACTAATCAGCAGTCAAATGGCAGCAGCCCTGTGTATAACATACAAGTGCACATCTCCAATAATGAAGCCAGAGGACAGAAGAGACGACTTACTGATCCATGTCTTGATGAGATCTGTGAGACCCCCCTGAAAAGGCCGTGCTTCGCTAGAACATGCTCCCAAGATCTTGGGTATTGTTCCTCAGACTTCTTGTCTGGAGTGCAGGGATCCACACCTCTACAGCCACTGATCATTACAAAGGACGTCACACCACCTCGGTCGAAGGTCAACCAACCTGTGACCCCTGTAATGTCCACCCCTCTGTCCATATGCAAACATAACCATATAGATCGAGACCGGGAGAGTCTTCCCTCCCCGATACCGGTTCTGAAATGGGACAGAGAGGTTTCGTCTGCTGAGATAAAACTCTGTGCGTTTCTGAACTTCAATGCTCGCAGTTCTGTTGGCtttaagggaactgggaacgGGGAGGTCTCGCAACACGATTTTCTCTCATTTCATGAATCAAAGTCTCAAAGTGCGCCCCCAGAATCAGCTGTTCCATTGAAAGAGGAAGAGGTGGTGTCGGTTAGCCAACAGGCAGAGCCTGAGGAGGCAGATGGAGGCAGGAATGAAGCAAGCGCCTCCGAGAGCTTCGAGAGTACGCTGCCCCTTCAGGTCCAG GTGAAATCTAAAGTGGTGGTTCCGGACAACACGAAGCCCATTTGCCAGCTAGTGGTGCTGTGTAGTGCAGAGGAGTGGGAGAGAAACAAGAGGACATATGTGGACTCTGTGAAGAGACACATGAAAGAGCAGAAAGGAGCAGAAAACG GTGCGATCACTGAGCTCCATTCGTTGATGAACTCCATTGCTAATCAGAAAACTCGAAGGAACGACCCACACTGGCAGCACCCTTCAGATCTCACACGCAA GAATTTCCGCAAGTCACGTATCAAAGGTCCATCAGTCTCCCTTGATGAGTGGCAGAAAAGAAACCTTCTTGCCTATCGACGCTTTGTTAATGTGCCGGACATTTTCCACAGAAGCCCAGTactctga